cccaacagaacacatttacctgtAACATGGTTAACAATTTGCATTCCCCGGGCGCGCCCGTCCCGTCAGTGTgaattgataataataataataataataataatttaaaaagcatttctctaggaaaatgttatatcgcaagaaatatcgttatcgcaatattcaacaatAATATCGCAATATCGAGCATCCCTAATATAATATTAGGCTGGactgtgaaattactagagctgtaatactcggatcctttttaggattcggctctctctgagtcactcactaaactgatacgggtgtgtgagtcacttgagtcactcgagtcagtacgcacccggatccgagagcgggttagcgctcctggcggttaacttcctctacaactGGACTCATGTAAGAcaatatattggagtttaccatttagacatggtgtagttaggactcgaaggatttggttcaatggagacctcagattcgtgactcatgagtcatttaaaggatccgggcaattaacccgggtgagtcatgaatcgcacagctcagggtttgcttcagggaaaatttatttttaaaattaatatagattaatttagattgctatagattaatctagattaattccaaaactacagtgagattaatctagattaagaaaattaatctatgcccacctctaatatatgtatatatttgcgACACAGAtttgccttatattggggccaataccaagagacaacctttctcaacgtggcatcaatttcaacattctgtgggtataaaaaactggtattgtcagtaattcattccaagttcatcattcaaacagccataaacccacaacgtcacttaatggATGAGAGGCATCACCTGGCCTTCGGgttggtggcaggcagtcagatgctGCTCGTGAACTTtttgtgtctcaaagtgtcatcagcagacttgcatcaagacatagaactactggcagagtttcATGACAGactgcaatgatgaccagtacctaaggacctatatACTCAGACATCGacatgcaactgccacacagctgcaggcccgtttacgagatgcggggtactagggtttccaggcaaaccattcgcaaccacCTTTATCCCCAAATCTTTTTTGATTCTTTATTCAGATTCAGATATATCATCTTATATATGGAGAGGAAAACACCCTCGTTTGAATAAAGCTCATCTCCAGAAATCTAGGAATTATGGAAGCCTGGCTCTGCCTAATTTCCGTTATTATTATTGGGCAGCTAATATACGCTGTATTGCATTTTGGTTCTATTCCCAAAACCAAAATAATTGTCCTGGGTGAATTGAATTCATATAAAGAATTTTCTGTTTTGGCACTTCTTGGATCTCCACTTCCTGTAATCCGAAACAAGTCAATTGATAATCCGGTTGTTTGGCATAGTGTGAGAGTATGGGCTCATATGAGAAAACACTTCAATCTAACTTGTTTCTCTCTTTTGAGTCCAATTATATCAAATCATCTCTTTCAACCCCCTTTATCAGACCCTATACTTTATGACTGGTATAGGAAGggaattgtgtgttttaatgacttGTTTTTTGGCATAgctttgctgtgtttttaaTCTACCACATACACAATTTTTTTAGATCTGTAAATTAGACACTTTCTTCAATCTAAAATTCAGAATTTCCCCGAGACACCAGTTATGAATTCAGCTGATACATTTCTTACTTTGCATCTAACACGTAAAGGGTTAATATCCTTTATTTATAACAGACTGGCTGGTATGAAATGTCCctctattaatataataaaaactgCTTGGGAACaggattttaaaatgtcattatgtgAGGACACACGGGACTCAATATTTAAACTGGTGAATTCAACATCTTTATGTTCCcatcattttacagtttaaagttGTGCACAGAGCACATATGTCCTAAGTCAAACTATCGTGTATTTACCCAAATGTGGATCGCTGCTGtgatgaatgtgaaagtgaggATGCCTCACTTATCCATATGTATTGGTCGTGTCCTAGCCTTGAAAAATATTGGAGGGAGATATTTCAAACCCTTTCTTCTGTCCTCAAACCTAATCCTTTGATTGCGCTTTTTGTCATCAGTGATGATGCATGTCTGACCCCGGTAAAATGACGGACACTATCTTTTGCTTACCTTTTAGCCAGATGTGCAGTCTTACTCAGATGGAAAGGTGCTGCTCTTCCCACCCGTGCTCAATGGATGAGGGACCTTATGTCCTGTCTAAGCCTCGAAAAGATACGCTACTCAATTGGTGATAACAACAAAGAATTTCAGAAGGTGTGGGGGCCGTTCCTGGATTATTTTACGACCCTTCTGTCTCAGAATCcaactattacatttacatttacagcatttatcagacgccattatccagagcgagttacaatcagtagttacagggacagtccccctggagcaacgtagggttaagtgtcttgctcagggacacaatggtagtaagtgggatttgaacctaggtcttctggttcataggcgagtgtgttaccactaggctataCTACCCTATTAGCATTACccagtaaagttccagaaacAATAGTCATCttgttttttataaaacattaatcAATCTGGCATGAGGATGGGGTTATTATGTGGAAAGGTTGTTGAGTTTAGAATTGCACACGTTGTTAGCATTATTGTTCTTTGAATATGactaaattgccatttttcctATAATACTCTACTGCAATGTTACATACAATCTTTGTATGTAACTCTTACAGAATTTATTTACTTAGTgagatattttttatattgtgtgcattgtctTTCTCTTGCTTAAAGTCAATATatctttgggaaaaaaaaacattcgcaaccgactccacTGCTTTGGCTGGAATGCCAGACGactgttgcaggtgactccactgacaccaagatgCCGctgtgaacatttgcagtgcaCACAAAGCCATGTGACTACCGTCCGGTTCACTGAGGAGTGTCGCATCatcgttgctggagaaggcgaggtgagcgatacgctgaggtcaagcGGCTCAGTCACTGGGCGTTCTTACCTctgagacatcatagaacccaccatcatcccccaattctgccagcacacccccCAACTTTCTGCTCATGGAtcataatgctccaccacagcttggcagaattgtcacagctcgactttaggaagttggagtgccacATATGGTATGGTCATCAATGTCctctgacctgaaccccatagagcacgtctgggaccagttgaagcagagactgaatgatagtaccccacccccacgtgaaaTGGCAGAACTTATTGTGAGCAATAAGTGCAGATCATCCATGCTCATATCGCACAGtacaacaccacctccaccaccattccaatgttaacattttaacGCTCAAACCTAAAAGCAGATTTTCACTCCTAATTAACAACTGTCTGGATCATTTGAGATTTACAGTGATCAATAATTACAGGTTCAACTCCCTGGATTCCCTGTATCAGCTGAGCATGTGGCTCAGCTGGTTGACTGACATTTCAGAATTCataagcagattttttttatatccagtAGCTTCCGCCTGCCCATCTGAGTAATTGTGATTAACACAGGTCAGTTAGTGGCATGAAGCTTTTTGGAACATGTTCTGGGGTTCCTCGGTTCTTCATTGTGACTCAGAGTTTCCCATTTGATCCATTCTGAGGTCACGTTGCAGCACTATTAAATGTAGGATCCATCTGGTGGTGTTTTTCTTAAGCTCTGCACAGATGCAGTCCCCCTAGTCTCTACTCCCAGCCTGTTTGCAGAGTTAGCTGGGCAGACTGGATGTCAGAATCTTTGAGTGTCAGCATCATTTAAACATCACGTTCAAAGGTATTTTCCTGCTGATGGGATCAGAGCATTGAAGGGAAAAGCCACAGATCTAATTTCACCATTTCAACAAACCATTCCTTGTTTCAGGGACCTTTCCCTCTGATGTTCTGCTCCACTTCTACTGTTAATTGATGTGTTTGCTGCGTGGGTGgtggaggtcagtttccagcaTGATTGGCGGTTCCTCCAGGAGCAGGTCATCGTCTCCGAGAGTGGAGCTCAACTCAGAATTCACAAAGTTGGGAATGTTAAAATGGGTGAGGAACGCCGCAGAATCCCTGTCTGTCCGCCCGACACCCACAGCCCCACCCTGCAGATCCAGCACATCGCCCTCAATGGGGCTGGACGAGCGGTTGCTGTCCAACCATCCTTGCCCTGTCCTGACCATGGCTGTGCTTGGCCTCCTTGTCCTGGCCCCACCCACTCCGGCCTGCTCCTCCTCATTTATGTAGCAGTGGAAGAGCAGGTGTGACTCGTCAAGAAGGGGGCGGGACAGACACGTCTTCTTGTCATTGTCTGGTGCCCGGGTCAGGTCTTCAACACAACTGGTGAGGCGGACGGGTTTCTCCAAGGGTTCAGAAATCCTGTGTGGAACAAGAACAGAAGTTATAGAGTGTATGAGATCTTGGCTAatgaatataaagaatataaaataaaattatatgaatataaacCATGCCTCTGTGTTCTATCCTGAATGAACCTCAATCGCATTTCTGACTTGTCTGTGTTACAGAGTGACTCAGTTTTTCCATTTCAcccaaaatgcacatttcaggTTGAAAGAACATTAATCATTTAGCACACAGCACCTCCTTCCATCCTCCATGTTTTTTATTAGACAGAATAAACACGGTGGTCTGATTTTCCATCAGACAATGATTGGCCGCCACCCTCATCTGCCAACGTCATGCTTCAAAATAGACCAGCTTGTTCTGAATCTAAATGATCTAAATGATtcacagagtgaataaaatagatgtattcatagttggggtcctagtgaaccggaattgatctcttcatcgatggtaacttgaaagcacgttgtaagtcgctctggataagggcgtctgccaaatgccgtaaatgtaaatgtaaatgtaaatgatccatGAACAGGTTTTATTGACATCTTCTAGCTGAATGAAGATACACATGGAAATGGCTGAAATGAGGCtttctttgcattttaataaatgtggataataataatagatgACAAATAGCATCAATTAAATGACTTAATTGACTGCTGCAGCATCTCAAACTAAAGAAATATGAGCCTGATCCATTTCATCACAAACCTAATCTAGAGGggaaaaaactttattaaaaaatatataataataataattattagtagtagtagtactagAATGATTGGTTATAATAaagatttattataaatgaatgcACTTTATAACATCACCATTTTATTACTAGTGAATTTActgtaaatatgaataataattaagGGCTGGTTCTGTTGTTAATCGTACTAAATACAACTTTTTCCTTGCCTGAACCAAAATAATTTTGTGTGTTGCATCAAATGCAGATACAATGTGGagctgaaaaaaacacatctaaTTCTCCTACAACTCAGGGTACTTGTCCAAGGTTTTACTGTGGACAGCTCTCTGGCTCCATAGTAACCCTGGGAAACTGGCATATTAAAGGATGAGTCATGGCTCAGTGTCCTTTTAATTAAGAGCGCAATAATGATTTtccctgtgctttttttttgttaaaatcaaaATTTCCTCCATGGGCTTAACGGGACACTCTCTTCCACGCTCAGTCATTTCTGCCTGTTAATgatgcacaacaaaggcttctTTGAAAGCTGGAGCTGGGTCCTTTTCTACTGTTCCACAGCTGGCATACagttttttctctcctttaatCCACAGTTTAAAGGTCTTTCGTTAATCAGCTCCCCCGGTAAATGAAGGGCCTGGG
This genomic stretch from Denticeps clupeoides chromosome 5, fDenClu1.1, whole genome shotgun sequence harbors:
- the LOC114790742 gene encoding melanocortin-2 receptor accessory protein 2A-like translates to MKTNSSVSPHSSDYEWRYEYYEDDEPVSFEGLKAHRYSIVIGFWVGLAVFVLFMFFVLTLLTKTGPPHPEISEPLEKPVRLTSCVEDLTRAPDNDKKTCLSRPLLDESHLLFHCYINEEEQAGVGGARTRRPSTAMVRTGQGWLDSNRSSSPIEGDVLDLQGGAVGVGRTDRDSAAFLTHFNIPNFVNSELSSTLGDDDLLLEEPPIMLETDLHHPRSKHIN